One Lentimicrobiaceae bacterium genomic window carries:
- a CDS encoding response regulator transcription factor produces the protein MIDEENGPIRILIADDHQMFIDGLKALLKREKNIHIVAEVSNGADALDFIKKQQPDILITDISMPGMSGVELTKLVKQHYPEVRVLVLSMYNDREIVGEILMSEAEGYILKNTGRQELINAIQRIAGNSTYYSNEVLNIMMTRMKKQKVIEKNTALLTPREIEIVKLIMQEFSSEEIADKLFISKRTVDTHRKNIIQKTNTKTLVGLLKFALENNLVDFHQ, from the coding sequence ATGATCGACGAAGAAAACGGACCTATAAGAATACTGATTGCCGATGACCACCAGATGTTTATTGATGGTCTTAAAGCACTCCTTAAACGCGAAAAAAACATACATATCGTTGCTGAGGTAAGCAATGGGGCCGATGCTCTTGATTTTATCAAAAAACAACAGCCCGATATACTGATAACCGATATCAGCATGCCGGGCATGTCTGGTGTTGAGCTTACCAAACTGGTAAAACAACATTACCCAGAAGTAAGGGTACTTGTTTTATCCATGTATAACGACCGCGAAATTGTTGGCGAAATCCTTATGTCAGAAGCCGAAGGGTATATTCTCAAAAATACGGGCAGACAGGAACTAATCAATGCCATTCAGCGCATAGCAGGCAACAGTACTTATTATAGCAATGAGGTGCTCAACATTATGATGACCCGCATGAAAAAACAAAAAGTTATCGAAAAAAATACAGCCCTGCTGACTCCGCGCGAAATTGAAATAGTAAAACTTATCATGCAGGAGTTTTCAAGCGAAGAAATTGCTGATAAACTTTTTATCAGTAAACGCACCGTTGATACGCACCGCAAAAACATTATCCAAAAAACAAATACCAAAACACTCGTAGGGCTGCTCAAATTTGCCCTTGAAAACAACCTTGTTGATTTTCATCAGTAG
- a CDS encoding Zn-dependent hydrolase, with product MLAMVAGCGKSIKTEQEMEDNYQGIIAPGEALTADPAANVEQRLASYASVQLTADISHLSDKEKQMLPLLFEAAQLMDDIYWQQTIGNKEAFLSRISDEATRKFAEINYGPWDRLNGNKSFINGIGEKPLGANFYPVDMTKEEFDALQNPDKSSLYTLIRRNGDSSLRVVWYHDAYAFKITKAAELIKQAAVLAEDAGLKKYLELRAEALLTDKYQESDFAWMDMKTSNIDFVVGPIENYEDALFGKKAAQESFILIKDVEWSQRLAHFAALLPELQKGLPVDQKYKNEVPGSDADLNAYDVVYYRGDCNAGSKTIAINLPNDEQVQLKKGSRKLQLKNAMKAKFDKILVPISNMLIDPSQRQYIKFDAFFGNTMFHEVAHGLGIKNTLNGKGTVREALKEQYSAIEEAKADILGLYLVTKLYEMGELKEGEVMDNYVTFMAGIFRSVRFGAASAHGKANMLTFAHFAENNAFTYQANGTYLVNFDNMKLAVESLGGMILSLQGDGDYNQVKELIKTKSTIPTQLQADLDKLKEASIPVDIVFEQGKSQLGL from the coding sequence ATGCTGGCCATGGTTGCCGGCTGCGGAAAAAGCATTAAAACCGAACAGGAAATGGAAGATAATTATCAGGGCATAATTGCACCAGGCGAAGCTCTTACAGCCGACCCGGCAGCCAATGTAGAACAAAGACTTGCCTCCTATGCCAGTGTTCAGCTTACTGCCGACATCAGTCACCTTTCAGATAAAGAAAAACAAATGCTTCCGCTGCTTTTCGAAGCTGCGCAGCTGATGGATGATATTTACTGGCAGCAAACCATAGGAAATAAAGAGGCTTTTCTTTCACGTATCAGCGACGAAGCCACCCGTAAATTTGCCGAAATCAACTATGGCCCATGGGACAGGCTCAATGGGAACAAATCGTTTATCAATGGCATCGGCGAAAAGCCACTGGGAGCCAATTTTTATCCGGTAGATATGACCAAAGAAGAATTTGATGCGCTTCAAAACCCTGATAAGTCGAGCCTTTACACGCTTATTCGCCGCAATGGAGACAGCTCATTGCGCGTAGTTTGGTATCATGATGCATATGCATTCAAAATTACGAAAGCAGCCGAACTGATAAAGCAAGCCGCAGTCCTTGCCGAAGATGCCGGGCTGAAGAAATATCTTGAACTTCGCGCCGAAGCCCTGCTGACCGATAAATACCAGGAAAGCGACTTTGCATGGATGGATATGAAAACTTCAAATATAGATTTTGTAGTTGGACCGATTGAGAATTATGAAGATGCCCTTTTTGGCAAAAAAGCCGCGCAGGAATCCTTTATCCTGATTAAAGATGTGGAATGGAGCCAGCGTTTGGCACATTTTGCAGCCTTGTTGCCTGAATTGCAAAAAGGATTACCGGTTGACCAAAAATACAAAAATGAAGTTCCGGGATCTGATGCCGATTTAAACGCATACGATGTTGTTTATTACAGGGGCGATTGCAATGCCGGCAGCAAAACCATTGCCATCAACCTGCCAAACGACGAACAGGTTCAGCTAAAAAAAGGCTCGCGCAAACTTCAGTTGAAAAATGCCATGAAAGCCAAATTCGACAAAATTCTGGTGCCGATTTCCAATATGCTCATCGACCCGTCGCAGCGCCAATACATCAAGTTTGACGCCTTCTTTGGCAATACCATGTTCCACGAAGTAGCCCATGGACTTGGCATCAAAAACACCCTCAACGGCAAAGGTACTGTGCGTGAAGCCCTCAAAGAGCAATATTCTGCTATTGAAGAAGCCAAAGCTGATATCCTCGGACTTTATCTGGTTACCAAACTTTATGAAATGGGCGAACTGAAAGAAGGTGAAGTAATGGACAACTACGTAACCTTTATGGCCGGTATCTTCCGTTCGGTCAGGTTTGGTGCCGCAAGCGCCCATGGAAAAGCCAACATGCTTACTTTCGCTCACTTTGCCGAAAACAATGCATTTACCTATCAGGCAAACGGCACTTATCTTGTAAACTTTGATAACATGAAACTCGCCGTTGAAAGTTTAGGAGGAATGATTCTTTCGCTGCAGGGCGATGGAGATTATAACCAGGTGAAAGAGCTTATCAAAACCAAATCGACTATTCCAACACAGTTACAGGCCGATCTTGACAAGCTGAAAGAAGCCAGCATTCCTGTTGACATTGTGTTTGAACAAGGTAAAAGTCAGCTAGGCCTTTAA
- a CDS encoding glycoside hydrolase family 16 protein, with amino-acid sequence MKYRRLGLIWLLLHLSFGVYAQSDTILVNTVQCSPDDWILVFSEDFDGHELNTNQWVTWFPYTEDGSDQCSFCRTHANGGQIYRDSNVMVNNGTLKLIARPEVNTWFGVEREYTSGMIHSRKSFGMGKFEIRCQLPSGMGFWPAIWLYGNTTSELDILEAGMQNPKRYHTSIHNRHLKRMLHRRHKLAVNLAEGFHIYTMEWDTNFIRFQIDDKIMWQVSRFLNKNGRRHQTCPVEPGMYRLEPVFPPEDEKVQLIINLCIGNATTAFTKSPDKNTILPNQMEVDWIKIYKRK; translated from the coding sequence ATGAAATACAGAAGACTGGGGCTTATCTGGCTCCTCCTGCATTTATCATTCGGGGTTTATGCTCAGTCTGACACCATTTTAGTCAATACTGTTCAGTGTTCGCCTGATGACTGGATTCTGGTGTTTTCGGAAGATTTTGATGGCCATGAATTAAACACAAACCAATGGGTAACCTGGTTCCCGTATACCGAAGACGGAAGTGACCAGTGCAGTTTTTGCCGGACACATGCCAATGGGGGCCAGATTTACCGGGACTCTAATGTTATGGTAAACAATGGAACGCTCAAACTGATAGCCAGGCCCGAAGTAAACACCTGGTTTGGTGTAGAGCGGGAATACACTTCAGGAATGATACATTCCAGAAAATCCTTTGGTATGGGAAAATTTGAAATCAGATGCCAGTTACCTTCTGGCATGGGGTTTTGGCCAGCCATCTGGTTATATGGAAATACAACTTCAGAACTTGATATTCTTGAAGCTGGTATGCAAAATCCAAAACGGTATCATACAAGCATCCACAACCGGCACCTGAAAAGAATGCTTCACCGCAGGCACAAGCTCGCCGTTAATCTTGCCGAAGGGTTTCATATCTATACCATGGAATGGGATACCAATTTTATTCGTTTTCAGATAGATGATAAGATCATGTGGCAAGTAAGCCGGTTTTTGAATAAAAATGGGCGACGTCACCAAACTTGTCCTGTTGAGCCGGGCATGTACCGGCTTGAGCCTGTTTTCCCTCCTGAAGACGAAAAAGTTCAATTAATTATTAATCTTTGTATTGGCAATGCAACCACCGCTTTTACAAAATCGCCGGATAAGAATACCATTTTACCTAATCAAATGGAAGTGGACTGGATAAAAATCTACAAAAGGAAGTAA
- a CDS encoding helix-turn-helix transcriptional regulator yields MEHIVNTSPITSREREILKLVVREYSTVEISDILRISVRTVETHRKNILRKINSKSLVGLTKHAIKLGLVEEFIYNPGPAGKKNRKSDIHNH; encoded by the coding sequence ATGGAGCATATTGTTAATACAAGTCCTATAACATCACGCGAACGTGAAATATTAAAACTGGTTGTACGCGAATACAGTACAGTTGAAATATCTGATATTCTCAGAATAAGTGTCAGAACAGTAGAAACACACCGGAAAAATATTCTCAGAAAGATAAACTCTAAATCGCTTGTAGGTCTTACCAAGCATGCCATTAAACTTGGCCTTGTCGAAGAGTTTATATACAACCCGGGCCCTGCCGGAAAAAAAAACCGGAAATCAGACATACACAATCACTGA
- a CDS encoding S46 family peptidase, producing the protein MKRGLFLFFMLIAGITRADEGMWLPMFIERLNYVDMQKEGLKLTAEEIYSINHSSLKDAIIQFGNGCTGELISSQGLVLTNHHCGYGSIQSHSTIDHDYLADGFWAMSQKEELPNEGLTARFLVRIEDVTKTILDQLNNQMSETERNAKISELAKSIEADAEKGNDYDARVASFFNGNEFYLFVYELYRDVRLVGAPPSSIGKFGADTDNWMWPRHTGDFSMFRIYADAQGKPADYSKNNVPLKPKHHLPVSLNGYDKGDFAMIMGYPGSTDRYLTSWGVELAIETSNPTIVKIREKKLAIMRKDMDANREVGIKYASKYAQTSNYWKYYIGQTRGLKRLKVLEDKQAIEAEFANWVNANAAAKATYGEALSDIETAYKTIGAYTLQRYYFGEGIMRGAEILGLAQSFSGLAAELKSENPSAEKLAKIQENLHKSVEKYFKNYNLATDRKLLEAMLQMYAENVPAEQQPAGFSQMVAKSKGDFARIADFVFGKSVFTDEQIVNAFIDKPSLKTLEKDPAYHLVKIMIEKYRENQKMVEDAYQMLDRGNRLFVAGLREMQPERKFYPNANSTMRLTYGKILDYYPADAVHYNYYTTMKGIMEKEDPSNWEFVVPAKLKELYEKKDFGPYAMANGEMPVAFLSTTDITGGNSGSPVLNGNGELIGLAFDGNWEAMSGDIAFEPELQRTISVDIRYVMFIVDKYAGARNIINELTLAPKARVKSAVEEVSAPVEADVVN; encoded by the coding sequence ATGAAAAGAGGATTATTTTTATTTTTTATGCTGATTGCAGGCATTACACGTGCTGATGAGGGCATGTGGCTACCCATGTTCATCGAAAGGTTGAACTATGTAGATATGCAAAAAGAAGGTCTGAAGCTTACAGCGGAAGAAATCTACAGTATTAACCATTCTAGTTTGAAAGATGCCATTATTCAGTTTGGGAATGGTTGTACTGGTGAACTTATCAGCAGTCAGGGGCTGGTATTAACTAACCATCACTGTGGTTATGGTTCTATACAATCACACAGTACCATTGATCACGATTATCTGGCCGATGGCTTTTGGGCAATGAGTCAGAAAGAAGAATTGCCCAACGAGGGTTTGACCGCCCGATTTTTGGTTCGCATTGAGGATGTAACCAAAACAATTTTAGATCAGCTTAACAACCAGATGAGCGAAACCGAGCGTAATGCAAAAATTTCAGAACTGGCAAAATCAATTGAGGCTGATGCTGAAAAGGGAAATGATTATGATGCCAGAGTTGCCAGCTTTTTCAACGGAAACGAGTTTTACCTTTTTGTTTACGAGTTATACCGCGATGTTCGCCTGGTAGGTGCACCTCCTTCATCAATCGGCAAGTTTGGCGCTGATACCGATAACTGGATGTGGCCTCGCCATACCGGCGATTTTTCGATGTTCAGAATTTATGCTGATGCACAAGGCAAGCCAGCTGATTACTCAAAAAACAATGTTCCCCTTAAGCCAAAACATCATCTTCCTGTTTCACTCAATGGATATGACAAAGGCGATTTTGCCATGATTATGGGATATCCGGGAAGCACCGACCGTTACCTGACCTCATGGGGTGTTGAATTGGCCATTGAAACCAGTAACCCGACCATCGTTAAAATTCGTGAAAAAAAACTGGCTATTATGCGCAAGGATATGGATGCCAACCGTGAAGTGGGTATCAAGTATGCCTCAAAATATGCGCAGACTTCTAACTACTGGAAATATTATATCGGCCAAACCAGGGGCCTGAAACGCTTAAAAGTACTTGAAGATAAGCAGGCAATTGAAGCAGAATTTGCAAACTGGGTAAATGCAAATGCAGCGGCTAAAGCAACCTATGGTGAAGCACTCAGCGATATTGAAACTGCTTACAAAACAATTGGTGCATATACACTACAGCGCTATTACTTTGGTGAAGGGATTATGCGGGGTGCCGAAATTCTTGGTCTGGCTCAATCGTTTTCAGGATTGGCCGCTGAACTTAAATCTGAAAATCCTTCAGCTGAAAAACTGGCTAAAATTCAGGAAAATCTGCACAAAAGCGTTGAAAAGTATTTTAAAAATTACAATTTGGCGACCGATAGAAAATTATTGGAAGCCATGCTTCAGATGTATGCTGAAAACGTACCTGCCGAACAACAGCCCGCCGGATTTAGTCAAATGGTTGCGAAAAGTAAAGGTGATTTTGCAAGAATTGCCGATTTTGTTTTTGGCAAATCGGTGTTTACTGACGAGCAAATAGTAAATGCATTTATCGACAAACCTTCACTCAAAACACTCGAAAAAGATCCTGCTTACCATCTTGTTAAAATCATGATTGAGAAGTATCGCGAAAACCAAAAGATGGTGGAAGATGCCTATCAGATGCTTGACAGAGGTAACAGGTTGTTTGTAGCAGGTTTACGTGAAATGCAGCCTGAACGCAAGTTCTACCCCAATGCCAATTCAACCATGCGTTTAACATATGGTAAAATTCTGGATTATTACCCTGCTGATGCTGTTCATTATAATTATTACACCACAATGAAGGGTATTATGGAGAAGGAAGACCCTTCAAACTGGGAATTTGTGGTTCCTGCCAAATTAAAGGAATTATACGAGAAAAAGGATTTCGGTCCTTATGCTATGGCTAATGGCGAAATGCCTGTTGCCTTCCTTTCAACCACCGATATTACAGGGGGAAATTCGGGGAGTCCCGTACTGAACGGAAACGGTGAACTTATCGGATTGGCATTTGACGGCAACTGGGAAGCCATGAGCGGTGATATTGCCTTTGAGCCTGAATTACAGCGCACCATCAGTGTGGATATCAGATATGTAATGTTTATTGTTGATAAATATGCCGGTGCCCGTAACATTATCAATGAATTAACCCTGGCACCCAAAGCAAGAGTTAAATCAGCCGTTGAAGAAGTTAGTGCTCCGGTTGAAGCAGATGTTGTAAACTAA
- a CDS encoding CYTH domain-containing protein, translated as MALEIEHKFLVNSSAYRSLAKPVLYRQGYLAVLSDKIVRVRTAGTKAYITIKAKVSVLTRKEYEYEIPLADAETMLNEMCMGPLIEKYRYKIFYEGFVWEVDEFLGDNNGLVVAEIEVKSENQDFPIPLWVDTEVTGDPRYLNSNLSKKPFNTWNK; from the coding sequence ATGGCACTTGAAATTGAACATAAGTTTCTGGTAAATTCTTCGGCTTATCGTAGTTTGGCTAAGCCAGTTTTATACCGGCAGGGTTATTTGGCCGTATTATCTGACAAAATAGTAAGGGTGAGAACCGCCGGAACTAAAGCCTATATAACCATAAAGGCAAAGGTTTCGGTACTTACACGAAAGGAATACGAATATGAAATTCCATTGGCCGATGCTGAAACAATGCTGAATGAGATGTGTATGGGCCCTTTGATTGAGAAGTATAGGTATAAAATATTCTATGAGGGTTTTGTTTGGGAGGTTGATGAATTTTTGGGAGATAACAACGGCCTTGTTGTGGCGGAAATTGAAGTAAAATCAGAAAACCAGGATTTCCCAATTCCTTTATGGGTTGATACAGAGGTTACCGGTGACCCCCGATACCTTAACTCAAATTTATCGAAAAAGCCTTTCAACACCTGGAATAAATGA
- a CDS encoding tetratricopeptide repeat protein has product MKIHLYALLISFLLINITNGQNPVADSLERAIRTGVAKDTNLVNALNRLSINYWYNDIDKAYNYTREALNEAKRRKFKRGLAVSNNLMGVVFDIKSEFDSALYYYQQSVIISKETNYLVILASAYNNIGMVHQNRGNYSESIKAYLDALRIFEKLNDEKGIGSTYNNLGLVYSNLKQNEQALLFQQKALKIRQKIKDNYGIGASLTNIGLIYSDMGDDEKALDYYLKSLKIKEELDDKYGLGILLNNLALTYMDKKEYAKALEMYRKSAKYHLEINDNNGLIFSLINISVVYIRIKDYKHAETIIDSARQLAIDVKSRSRLAKVYEAYAFLFGKSGNYYRGYTAYKVLDSLKDSIYSENMSRNAAEMRELYETDKKEGKILLLQKENEIKNLEISQQKIRNRNQLLAAVILLLLSISGIALWYIRTKYRLKVKGEQEKRLIQKEAYTAVVNAEEVERKRIAMELHDGLGQLLSAARLNVSVLEDVANEDDKQVVENAELLIDQAITDLRNISHNLMPSALIRLGLIPALNDMAAKINSSKQINMMVSAEGISQRLPESFEIALYRVVQEAVNNILKHAGATVIQVNLAKEDDILKLEISDNGKGMPENAEKNSKGIGWEDIRSRVSLFNGNMKLYSDPGIGTRININFSKLSI; this is encoded by the coding sequence ATGAAAATACACCTGTATGCCCTGCTGATTTCATTCTTACTTATCAATATTACAAATGGGCAAAACCCGGTTGCCGATAGTCTGGAAAGGGCCATCAGAACAGGAGTTGCAAAAGATACCAATCTGGTAAATGCCTTGAATCGTCTTTCAATAAATTATTGGTATAACGATATTGATAAAGCATACAATTATACCCGGGAAGCCCTGAATGAAGCCAAAAGAAGAAAATTCAAACGGGGGCTGGCCGTTTCAAACAACCTGATGGGCGTGGTTTTCGATATTAAATCAGAATTTGACAGCGCCCTTTACTATTATCAGCAATCTGTCATTATCAGCAAAGAGACCAATTATCTGGTCATATTGGCCAGTGCCTACAACAATATTGGTATGGTTCACCAAAATCGTGGTAATTACAGCGAATCCATTAAGGCTTACCTCGATGCCCTGAGAATATTCGAGAAACTTAACGATGAAAAAGGAATTGGCAGCACATATAATAATCTGGGCCTGGTATATTCAAATCTTAAACAAAATGAACAAGCCCTGCTTTTCCAGCAAAAAGCGCTTAAAATAAGGCAAAAGATAAAGGACAATTACGGAATTGGAGCTTCTCTTACCAACATAGGCCTCATATATTCAGACATGGGCGATGATGAAAAGGCGCTTGATTATTATCTGAAATCACTTAAAATTAAAGAAGAGCTTGACGATAAATACGGGCTCGGAATTTTACTAAATAACCTTGCGCTCACCTATATGGATAAAAAAGAATATGCAAAAGCGCTTGAGATGTATCGTAAATCGGCAAAATATCATCTTGAAATCAATGATAACAATGGATTGATTTTTTCTCTTATCAACATCAGCGTTGTATATATCCGGATCAAAGATTATAAACACGCCGAAACAATCATTGATTCGGCCAGGCAATTGGCCATTGACGTAAAATCAAGATCAAGGCTTGCCAAGGTTTATGAAGCCTATGCTTTTCTATTCGGAAAATCAGGAAACTACTACAGGGGATATACGGCATACAAAGTGCTTGACTCACTGAAAGATTCCATCTATTCGGAAAACATGAGCAGAAATGCTGCAGAAATGCGCGAATTATATGAAACAGATAAAAAAGAGGGAAAAATATTACTGCTTCAAAAAGAAAATGAGATTAAAAATCTTGAAATTTCGCAGCAAAAAATCAGGAACAGAAATCAGCTGCTGGCTGCTGTAATACTATTATTGCTCTCCATTTCAGGCATTGCTCTCTGGTATATCCGAACAAAATACCGGTTAAAGGTAAAAGGCGAACAGGAAAAAAGACTGATTCAAAAAGAGGCTTACACTGCAGTTGTTAATGCTGAAGAAGTTGAGCGCAAGCGCATTGCCATGGAGCTGCACGACGGACTCGGGCAACTGCTTTCGGCAGCCCGGCTAAATGTTTCGGTTCTTGAAGATGTGGCCAATGAAGACGACAAGCAAGTTGTTGAAAATGCTGAATTATTAATTGACCAGGCCATTACCGACCTTCGCAATATATCGCATAATCTGATGCCTTCTGCACTTATCAGATTAGGACTGATACCGGCGCTAAACGATATGGCTGCCAAAATTAACTCAAGCAAACAAATAAATATGATGGTGAGCGCTGAAGGAATCAGCCAGCGCCTGCCCGAATCTTTTGAAATTGCTTTATACAGGGTTGTTCAGGAAGCTGTAAACAATATTCTGAAACATGCCGGGGCAACTGTGATTCAAGTAAATCTGGCTAAAGAAGATGACATCCTGAAACTTGAAATATCTGATAACGGCAAAGGGATGCCGGAGAATGCAGAGAAAAACAGCAAAGGAATTGGCTGGGAAGATATCAGAAGCCGGGTATCGCTGTTTAATGGTAATATGAAACTTTATTCAGACCCTGGCATTGGAACACGTATCAATATCAATTTCAGTAAATTAAGTATATGA
- a CDS encoding S46 family peptidase, with protein sequence MQMKKILFTLMILAGLSAGLRAGNPPDEGMWLPMFVERLNYVDMQKMGLKLTPQEIYDINHSSLKDAIVNLGNFCTAEVVSDKGLLFTNHHCGYDAIQTHSSIEHDYLTDGFWARSLQEELPNEGLTVSFLVKMDDVTSRVLSDVTSEMSESERSAAIGKAVEALKKEESADGKYDVSIKSFYNGNEYYRFVYEVYSDVRLVGAPPSAIGKFGGDTDNWMWPRHTGDFSIFRVYTAPDGKPATYSKENIPLKPKHSLKISLDGTERGDYAMIWGYPGSTDRYRTSHGIQATLNEINPAIIKVGGKILEIMKSDMDKSDEVRIQYASNYAGLANFWKNKIGESRGLKRLDVYDKKKEIENALSAWINADESRKEIYGTVLQDLTDVYNEQAETKFNTNLWYLSISFFGSQAMGFPMKTQGMINILKSGQKGEELQSSLAPFYEMGEEQFKDYNAATEEKIVAAILEMYRQDLPADALPDIFNLIDKKYKGDVKLFAKKMFETSVLATPEKYKAFLAKPSLKVFENDLAYKTTNSFYNSFMTQNMNAAPQQQKLKKAQRLFVDALRKSNPDKVYYPDANSTMRVTYGQVLDYYPADAVHYDLHTYMEGIIEKEDPTNDEFIVPAKLKELYEKKDYGRWADKDGRMVVCFLSNNDITGGNSGSPILNGNGDLIGLAFDGNWEAMSGDIAFEPELQRTINVDIRYVMFIIDKFANAQNLIDELKFVKNK encoded by the coding sequence ATGCAAATGAAGAAAATTCTCTTTACGCTGATGATTCTGGCTGGCTTGAGCGCCGGCCTGAGAGCTGGTAACCCACCCGACGAAGGTATGTGGCTGCCTATGTTTGTCGAAAGGCTCAACTATGTTGACATGCAGAAAATGGGGCTGAAGCTCACGCCTCAGGAAATTTATGACATCAACCACTCCAGCCTGAAAGATGCCATTGTAAACCTGGGTAACTTTTGTACTGCCGAAGTAGTATCTGACAAAGGACTTTTATTTACCAATCATCATTGTGGTTATGACGCAATTCAAACCCACAGTTCAATAGAACATGATTATCTGACAGATGGTTTTTGGGCACGCAGCCTTCAGGAAGAGCTACCAAATGAAGGACTTACTGTATCTTTTCTTGTAAAAATGGATGACGTAACCTCACGCGTTTTAAGTGATGTTACTTCAGAAATGAGCGAAAGCGAGCGTTCAGCTGCCATAGGTAAGGCTGTTGAAGCACTGAAGAAAGAAGAATCAGCTGATGGAAAATATGATGTTTCGATTAAAAGTTTTTACAATGGCAACGAGTACTATCGCTTTGTTTATGAAGTTTATAGCGATGTTCGCCTGGTAGGAGCCCCTCCTTCAGCTATTGGAAAATTTGGAGGTGATACAGATAACTGGATGTGGCCACGTCATACAGGTGACTTTAGTATTTTCAGGGTATATACAGCCCCCGACGGGAAACCGGCTACTTATTCAAAAGAAAACATTCCTCTAAAACCCAAACACTCTTTAAAAATTTCTCTTGATGGCACCGAACGTGGCGACTATGCTATGATTTGGGGTTATCCGGGAAGTACTGACCGCTACCGCACTTCACACGGCATTCAGGCTACGCTCAACGAAATAAACCCTGCCATTATCAAAGTGGGAGGCAAAATCCTTGAGATCATGAAATCCGACATGGATAAAAGTGACGAAGTACGCATTCAGTACGCTTCTAACTACGCAGGCCTCGCCAATTTCTGGAAGAATAAAATCGGCGAAAGCCGCGGACTTAAACGCCTTGACGTTTATGACAAGAAAAAAGAAATCGAAAATGCTTTATCGGCCTGGATAAATGCTGACGAAAGCCGTAAAGAAATTTACGGAACTGTACTTCAGGATTTAACTGATGTTTATAATGAGCAGGCTGAAACCAAATTCAACACCAATCTCTGGTATCTGTCCATTTCATTCTTTGGATCACAGGCTATGGGTTTCCCTATGAAAACACAGGGAATGATAAATATCCTCAAAAGCGGACAAAAAGGGGAAGAACTGCAGTCATCACTGGCTCCGTTTTACGAAATGGGCGAAGAACAGTTTAAAGACTACAATGCAGCTACAGAAGAAAAAATTGTGGCCGCTATTCTGGAAATGTATCGCCAGGATTTACCTGCTGATGCATTGCCCGACATCTTCAACCTGATTGATAAGAAATACAAAGGAGACGTGAAGCTGTTTGCCAAAAAAATGTTTGAAACATCAGTACTTGCTACTCCTGAAAAATACAAAGCATTCCTTGCTAAACCATCTCTGAAGGTTTTTGAAAACGATTTGGCGTATAAAACCACCAATTCGTTCTACAATTCTTTTATGACGCAAAATATGAATGCTGCTCCACAACAACAGAAACTGAAAAAAGCCCAGCGACTGTTTGTTGACGCACTGCGGAAATCAAATCCCGATAAAGTGTATTATCCTGATGCCAATTCAACCATGCGTGTTACTTATGGTCAGGTACTTGATTATTATCCGGCCGATGCCGTACATTATGACCTTCACACATATATGGAAGGTATCATTGAAAAAGAAGATCCTACCAATGATGAGTTTATCGTTCCTGCTAAGCTTAAAGAGCTTTATGAGAAAAAAGACTATGGCAGATGGGCCGACAAAGATGGCCGCATGGTGGTATGTTTCCTGAGCAATAACGATATTACCGGCGGAAATTCGGGCAGCCCGATTCTGAATGGTAATGGCGACCTGATTGGTCTGGCTTTTGACGGCAACTGGGAAGCCATGAGCGGTGATATTGCCTTTGAGCCTGAATTACAGCGCACCATCAATGTTGATATCCGCTATGTAATGTTTATTATCGACAAATTTGCCAATGCACAAAATCTGATTGATGAGCTTAAATTTGTGAAAAACAAATAA